In a single window of the Pyrococcus sp. NA2 genome:
- a CDS encoding dihydroorotate dehydrogenase electron transfer subunit, producing the protein MLKRVIIRETWEVAKNIRAFRFSEKLDFTPGQFIMVWLPGVNEKPFSLADKDLIVVKRVGPFTSKLFELEEGDYIWIRGPYGNGFREVEGRVALVAGGIGIPPIYALAKYGKLEEKVLIYGARTRDEIALLDVEDYVEEIVVTTDDGSSGIKGFPTDILAKRKDEFSQVYACGPEIMLAKILEIMKYERVQISAERYMKCGIGVCGSCALGPYLVCRDGPVFTGEQLRGTEIGKFVRLPDGRIKPLR; encoded by the coding sequence TTGTTAAAGAGAGTGATCATAAGAGAGACATGGGAGGTAGCTAAGAATATCAGAGCCTTTCGATTTAGCGAGAAGCTGGATTTCACTCCAGGCCAATTTATAATGGTATGGCTTCCAGGAGTTAATGAGAAACCATTTAGCTTAGCTGACAAAGATTTAATAGTCGTTAAGAGAGTTGGTCCATTCACATCTAAGCTCTTTGAATTAGAAGAAGGGGATTACATTTGGATTAGGGGCCCCTATGGAAATGGATTTAGAGAAGTGGAGGGAAGGGTCGCACTTGTAGCTGGAGGTATAGGAATTCCTCCCATATATGCCCTGGCAAAGTATGGAAAACTTGAGGAGAAAGTCCTGATATATGGAGCTAGGACGAGAGATGAAATTGCTCTCCTTGATGTAGAAGATTACGTAGAGGAAATTGTGGTAACCACGGATGATGGATCCTCAGGAATTAAGGGATTTCCAACCGATATTCTAGCTAAAAGAAAGGATGAGTTCTCTCAAGTTTACGCATGCGGACCAGAGATAATGCTTGCAAAGATCCTTGAGATAATGAAATATGAAAGAGTTCAGATTTCAGCCGAGAGATACATGAAGTGTGGGATCGGAGTTTGTGGAAGCTGTGCCCTTGGCCCTTATTTGGTGTGTAGAGATGGTCCCGTCTTTACCGGAGAACAGCTTAGAGGAACTGAAATCGGCAAATTTGTTAGACTTCCTGATGGCAGAATTAAACCCCTGAGGTGA
- a CDS encoding ABC transporter permease, with the protein MGLGKYLIIRLINALIVLSIVTLVVSALFVKVAEKDLQSRIQELVNAEYQSLTQRGRAPENVTAWQEERIAYYRHLYKLDKPYWWRVLYYAKRTITLDFGNTRVPIFGTERNVKNIIALALPRTILLFTSAQIIVIILGLLLGVKAAQMVGSVFDRALSILALVTTSIPMWWFGMMALLIFAFKLGWFPANSMPDPNLTGFAHVVDVVRRLVLPIFTIVFVLFGGWAWVTRNIMITTMQEDFIMAARAKGVPERKVIYGHALRAAAPPIVTMTIFSLLGSLGGAIITESVFNWPGMGRVYWIAIQTNEVNLVMGLTFISVALYLTGVIIADISYGFLDPRVRVGASARM; encoded by the coding sequence ATGGGGCTGGGAAAATATCTTATCATTAGACTTATCAATGCCCTAATAGTGTTGTCAATAGTTACGTTAGTTGTTTCGGCACTCTTCGTTAAAGTTGCGGAGAAAGATCTCCAGAGCAGGATTCAAGAATTAGTAAATGCTGAATATCAAAGTTTAACTCAAAGAGGTAGGGCTCCTGAAAATGTTACAGCTTGGCAAGAGGAAAGAATAGCCTATTATAGACATCTATACAAGTTAGATAAGCCCTACTGGTGGAGAGTATTGTACTATGCTAAGAGGACAATAACGTTAGATTTTGGAAATACTAGGGTTCCAATATTCGGAACTGAGAGGAACGTAAAGAACATAATTGCTCTAGCACTTCCAAGGACAATACTCCTATTTACGTCTGCACAAATAATAGTGATTATATTGGGCCTTCTCTTGGGAGTTAAAGCAGCTCAAATGGTTGGTAGCGTGTTCGATAGAGCACTATCGATTTTGGCTCTAGTTACTACCAGTATTCCAATGTGGTGGTTTGGAATGATGGCTTTGCTGATATTTGCATTCAAGTTAGGTTGGTTCCCAGCTAATTCAATGCCCGATCCAAATCTTACAGGCTTTGCTCATGTGGTTGATGTTGTGAGGAGATTAGTTCTTCCAATATTCACAATAGTGTTCGTTCTCTTCGGAGGATGGGCCTGGGTTACCAGAAACATAATGATAACTACAATGCAAGAAGATTTCATTATGGCTGCTAGAGCTAAGGGAGTTCCAGAGAGAAAGGTCATATATGGTCATGCACTAAGAGCAGCTGCACCACCAATAGTTACGATGACGATATTCTCCCTCTTAGGTTCACTAGGTGGAGCAATAATCACTGAGAGTGTTTTCAACTGGCCAGGGATGGGTAGAGTCTACTGGATAGCAATTCAGACGAATGAGGTAAACCTTGTCATGGGCCTCACATTCATTAGTGTAGCCCTGTATCTTACTGGGGTTATAATAGCGGATATATCCTATGGATTCCTGGATCCAAGAGTAAGAGTAGGAGCTTCAGCTAGAATGTGA
- a CDS encoding ABC transporter substrate-binding protein translates to MKKVGILTILVALGMLATPLISPATAEEQKVLKIAMYSATGSLFMGVWNPSAAGFRDVYSTRAASLAQDEGSAVWGIDGDYHPYRCTIIKAEENVKVPDDALIFNSTSKKWVAAHAGEIAPTAVTFKCQKIYFHDGHKLSVADVMYSYYWSWEWTSQDGDNDPYYDKNEADWSAETMQKLLGLKVVSEDDDHFVITIYHTYTFPPYKWYQYWYFTPYVSYPWQLIYAMSEVVAHNPKYSFSESTEEVQQIDMLTPEHAKVVMEELEKLKKEKPIPDVIKQFIYDEQDEIKEYDDIINFIKKHNHMFISNGPYIIDVYKPENLYLKYVKFDKWVKPEYAEDMYNFEPYFDVIELYGIQNENTIILGVAKGDYDLSWYSFPSFKFSGLSQEDRNKIDMYVNIGGFWDMVWNPVHDKDNPYLVTVGDKKYFNPFAIREIRFAMEYLINRNYIVQNILQGSGGPMFTPWTSGDKLAIEKLQPVLDAFGIDAQGDEEFALKLIDEAMRKAAEDLAKQGYKLEKKNGKWYFNGEPIKLVGIGRQEDERKDEAYYIAEILKKAGFDVQVKIVDRRTANKIVYQTDPRNYEWNYYTEGWVAGGSVKFSISRILQYYTTAWFGPGFVGWKFTPENTYRATVEEVLKYLGDGDIQAAIDMLQLEYFTSVDKLKPILNWTNDDIGWLIYTSNYKNQTLDSEAKYWDLTKIGAAMGIYESFRVFTTENWQFFPVNKRIKFRVMDPAVGLGNSIVMKSAYVAEVPETPTETTTTTTTQTTTTTTTTTTSSPSPTSPTQTTTASPTETGGGICGPAILIALTATPLLLRRKRRS, encoded by the coding sequence ATGAAGAAAGTTGGCATATTGACAATATTAGTTGCCTTAGGAATGTTAGCTACACCCCTTATAAGTCCAGCAACTGCAGAGGAACAAAAAGTTCTAAAGATAGCAATGTACTCAGCAACTGGTTCCCTATTCATGGGTGTCTGGAACCCAAGCGCTGCTGGATTCAGAGACGTTTATTCAACTAGAGCAGCAAGTCTTGCCCAAGATGAAGGCTCAGCAGTATGGGGAATTGATGGCGATTACCACCCATACAGGTGTACAATAATTAAAGCTGAGGAGAATGTGAAGGTCCCAGATGACGCACTTATATTCAACTCAACGAGTAAGAAGTGGGTTGCTGCTCATGCTGGTGAGATTGCTCCAACTGCCGTTACCTTCAAGTGCCAGAAGATTTACTTCCACGATGGTCACAAGTTAAGCGTTGCTGACGTGATGTACAGCTACTACTGGAGCTGGGAGTGGACAAGCCAAGATGGAGACAACGACCCATACTATGACAAGAACGAAGCTGACTGGAGTGCAGAAACAATGCAGAAACTCCTTGGATTGAAGGTTGTGAGTGAAGATGACGACCACTTCGTGATAACAATCTACCACACCTATACGTTCCCACCATACAAGTGGTACCAGTACTGGTACTTTACACCATACGTTTCATACCCATGGCAGCTTATTTATGCTATGAGTGAGGTTGTTGCTCACAATCCAAAGTACTCCTTCAGTGAGTCTACTGAGGAGGTTCAGCAGATTGATATGCTAACACCTGAGCACGCTAAGGTTGTTATGGAGGAGCTTGAGAAGTTGAAGAAGGAGAAGCCCATTCCAGATGTTATAAAGCAGTTCATCTACGATGAGCAAGACGAGATTAAGGAGTATGATGACATTATTAACTTCATAAAGAAGCACAATCACATGTTCATCTCAAATGGACCCTACATCATCGACGTTTACAAACCAGAAAACCTCTACCTCAAATACGTAAAATTCGACAAGTGGGTCAAGCCAGAGTACGCCGAAGACATGTACAACTTCGAACCATACTTCGACGTTATTGAGCTTTATGGAATTCAGAATGAGAACACGATAATTCTGGGTGTTGCAAAGGGAGACTACGACCTATCATGGTACTCATTCCCATCATTCAAATTCTCAGGTCTAAGCCAGGAGGACAGGAACAAGATTGACATGTACGTTAACATTGGTGGATTCTGGGACATGGTTTGGAATCCTGTGCATGATAAGGATAATCCGTATTTGGTTACGGTGGGTGATAAGAAGTACTTCAACCCATTCGCAATTAGAGAAATAAGATTCGCAATGGAATACCTAATCAACAGAAACTACATCGTCCAAAACATACTACAAGGATCTGGTGGTCCCATGTTCACACCATGGACGAGCGGTGACAAGCTAGCAATAGAGAAGCTTCAGCCAGTTCTTGACGCATTCGGAATTGACGCTCAGGGTGATGAGGAGTTTGCTTTGAAGCTTATTGACGAGGCTATGAGGAAGGCTGCCGAGGATCTAGCCAAACAGGGTTACAAACTCGAAAAGAAGAACGGAAAATGGTACTTCAACGGAGAACCAATAAAGCTTGTTGGTATTGGAAGACAGGAGGACGAAAGGAAGGATGAGGCTTACTACATTGCAGAGATACTAAAGAAGGCTGGGTTTGATGTGCAGGTCAAGATCGTCGACAGAAGAACTGCAAACAAGATTGTCTATCAAACTGACCCAAGAAATTACGAATGGAACTACTACACAGAAGGATGGGTTGCAGGTGGTAGTGTGAAGTTCTCAATAAGCAGAATACTCCAGTACTACACCACCGCTTGGTTCGGTCCAGGATTCGTAGGATGGAAGTTCACTCCAGAGAACACCTACAGGGCAACAGTTGAGGAAGTTCTCAAGTACTTGGGTGATGGAGACATCCAGGCTGCAATTGACATGCTTCAGCTTGAGTACTTCACAAGCGTGGACAAGCTCAAACCAATCCTCAACTGGACCAATGATGACATTGGATGGTTGATCTACACGAGCAACTACAAGAACCAGACACTTGACTCTGAAGCTAAGTACTGGGATCTCACCAAGATTGGAGCTGCTATGGGTATCTATGAGAGCTTCAGGGTATTCACTACCGAAAACTGGCAGTTCTTCCCAGTCAATAAGAGGATTAAGTTCAGGGTCATGGATCCAGCAGTTGGTCTAGGAAACAGCATCGTCATGAAGAGTGCTTATGTTGCTGAGGTTCCTGAGACGCCTACGGAGACTACTACGACGACAACGACTCAGACGACTACTACTACAACTACAACAACAACGTCATCTCCAAGTCCAACCTCGCCAACTCAGACTACAACTGCATCGCCAACTGAGACTGGAGGAGGAATTTGTGGCCCAGCAATCCTCATAGCCCTAACAGCAACACCACTACTACTAAGAAGGAAAAGAAGATCATGA
- a CDS encoding methyl-accepting chemotaxis protein: MDIKSVEKASSALSQSLRITVSSKEASKIVDELAEEISGKFMENSALILNNIEKLSEIMEELDKFQREFLPFFQRLEVFSKEFNTLVENLEYVSKISDSIASVAKQTNLVALNASIEAARAGEAGRGFAVVADEIRRMAVQTMNLAKEIKEFNSRVMTQLDSLREVLGIIDRIREGTEILGKDIEVIVEISNVLSDISKEQEQFINDIKRLRGIALALRKFAELQEKYNREMASLLRTLASEFSRDIRRTER; this comes from the coding sequence ATGGACATAAAAAGCGTTGAAAAGGCTTCTAGTGCCCTCTCTCAATCTTTAAGGATAACGGTCTCAAGTAAGGAGGCAAGTAAGATAGTTGATGAACTTGCAGAGGAGATAAGTGGAAAGTTCATGGAGAATAGTGCCCTGATCCTTAATAATATTGAGAAACTCTCTGAGATAATGGAGGAGCTTGACAAGTTTCAGAGAGAGTTCTTACCATTTTTCCAGAGGCTAGAAGTATTTTCCAAGGAGTTTAACACCTTAGTTGAGAATCTAGAATACGTATCTAAGATAAGTGATTCAATAGCAAGTGTGGCAAAACAAACAAATTTAGTTGCCCTAAATGCTTCAATAGAAGCAGCCAGAGCTGGAGAGGCTGGAAGAGGATTTGCAGTTGTCGCAGATGAAATAAGAAGGATGGCCGTGCAGACGATGAACTTAGCAAAGGAGATTAAGGAATTCAATTCAAGGGTAATGACTCAGCTTGACTCTCTCAGGGAGGTTCTTGGAATAATAGACAGAATTAGAGAAGGCACCGAAATCCTAGGGAAGGACATAGAGGTTATCGTTGAAATAAGTAACGTGTTAAGTGACATATCCAAGGAGCAAGAGCAGTTCATTAATGATATAAAAAGGCTTAGAGGGATAGCTTTGGCTCTAAGAAAATTCGCAGAGCTCCAGGAAAAATATAATAGGGAAATGGCATCCCTACTCAGGACATTGGCAAGTGAATTTTCAAGAGATATTAGGAGGACTGAAAGATGA
- a CDS encoding radical SAM protein, with product MKKRYSWEEFAKMMGIEPQRLENREARELKKFVEEITWPTHCNYCQGLDLTNPNPVHHPSYELTPACNHDCIFCYSNVAVKLGKAPKPGYYGWDNPKAITISQYGEPLLSPRIVEVNRMLRRRFPEARLDLQTNGSLLTKELWEKLDFDLVMISLNAADREKHKKITNADTFDAVINALRIVGEDKSVRSVVRTIFMPGINDEDIPRIAELAASLGIDEMHLQPLTIHELNIERLRRAGLDFERAESIRELLKAAMEAKKYIDVRISGCLLVQLKQMDPITLYNVKRVAREVAPLVKRERKELW from the coding sequence ATGAAAAAGAGATACTCCTGGGAAGAATTTGCTAAAATGATGGGAATAGAACCACAACGTCTAGAGAACAGAGAGGCCAGAGAGTTGAAAAAGTTCGTAGAAGAGATTACATGGCCAACACATTGCAACTATTGCCAAGGATTAGATTTGACAAATCCAAACCCAGTTCACCACCCAAGTTATGAGTTAACACCAGCATGCAATCATGACTGCATATTCTGCTATTCCAATGTTGCTGTCAAACTTGGAAAAGCACCAAAACCTGGTTACTATGGATGGGACAATCCAAAGGCAATAACCATATCCCAATATGGAGAACCTCTGTTGAGTCCAAGGATAGTTGAAGTAAATAGGATGCTAAGAAGGAGATTTCCTGAGGCTAGACTTGATCTACAGACAAATGGTTCCTTATTAACTAAAGAGCTATGGGAAAAGCTGGACTTTGATTTAGTTATGATAAGCCTCAACGCTGCGGACAGAGAGAAACACAAAAAGATAACAAATGCCGACACATTTGATGCCGTCATAAATGCTCTAAGAATCGTTGGAGAGGACAAGAGCGTAAGATCTGTTGTTAGAACAATATTCATGCCTGGGATAAATGATGAGGACATACCGAGGATAGCAGAACTTGCAGCTTCCCTTGGAATAGATGAGATGCACCTACAGCCTTTAACGATTCATGAACTGAACATCGAGCGATTGAGAAGGGCTGGACTTGACTTTGAGAGAGCAGAGAGCATTAGGGAACTTCTAAAAGCCGCAATGGAGGCAAAGAAATATATAGACGTGAGAATAAGTGGTTGTTTGCTTGTTCAGCTTAAGCAGATGGATCCGATAACTCTTTACAATGTAAAAAGGGTCGCAAGGGAAGTCGCACCCTTAGTAAAGAGAGAAAGAAAGGAACTCTGGTGA
- a CDS encoding V-type ATP synthase subunit D: protein MPEILKVKPTRMELLKLKRRVKLAERGHKLLKEKQDALIMEFFTIYDEALSLRRELIRKIEEAFEALRKAQIDVGSLRLKEISIGVKPNKEIEIRTRNIMGVRVPLIEAPELKRKPSERGYAFVSTTSTVDNAAEKFEEVLELAIRLAEVEESLKRLGKEIEKTKRRVNALEYVIIPRMKNTIKFIEQHLDEMERENFFRLKRIKALLEARSSS, encoded by the coding sequence ATGCCAGAGATTCTTAAAGTAAAGCCTACAAGGATGGAACTCTTAAAACTCAAGAGGAGGGTGAAGTTAGCTGAGAGAGGACACAAGCTTCTCAAAGAAAAGCAAGATGCACTCATAATGGAATTCTTCACGATATACGATGAGGCCCTTAGCCTTAGAAGGGAACTCATTAGAAAAATTGAGGAGGCATTTGAAGCCCTTAGGAAAGCTCAAATAGATGTTGGATCCCTGAGACTTAAGGAAATATCTATAGGTGTTAAACCAAATAAGGAGATTGAGATAAGAACTAGGAATATCATGGGCGTTAGGGTTCCCTTGATAGAGGCTCCTGAACTGAAAAGGAAGCCAAGCGAAAGGGGATACGCATTTGTATCAACGACTTCAACTGTTGATAATGCAGCAGAAAAATTTGAAGAGGTTCTAGAACTCGCTATAAGACTTGCGGAGGTGGAAGAATCCCTTAAAAGGCTTGGAAAGGAAATAGAAAAGACAAAGAGGAGAGTAAATGCTCTTGAGTACGTTATAATACCAAGAATGAAAAATACAATTAAATTTATAGAACAGCATTTGGATGAAATGGAGAGAGAGAACTTCTTCAGACTTAAGAGGATCAAGGCCTTGTTAGAGGCTAGAAGTTCAAGTTAG
- a CDS encoding 7-cyano-7-deazaguanine synthase yields the protein MLKCSLCINDERVTRILIINGRPICKECKAFLEHPPDREKIRRELEEILKEIDRAIVAYSGGKDSTVALYLAKEKYGIDVEAVLVDHGFMDPRAIENAREVTKYLGVPLTIIKRDYSDIFREALLKAKSPCRKCSKRTMEILRKYAVENGYKYIITGHELPFGHHPYMLMSGGVLQVRILSLMSERERFEILKKLPFNLPELPGYTSNCLILGPALERFWEKHGYSFEHRRIAALVRYGLIEREKALKKVEKPNVPREQKEYVYKKLGLEHLL from the coding sequence ATGCTAAAGTGCTCCCTCTGTATAAATGATGAGAGAGTTACAAGGATCCTAATAATTAATGGGAGGCCAATATGCAAGGAGTGTAAGGCTTTTCTGGAACATCCGCCAGATAGGGAGAAGATAAGGAGGGAGCTTGAGGAGATTTTAAAGGAAATCGATAGAGCGATAGTAGCTTATTCTGGAGGTAAGGATTCAACAGTTGCATTGTATCTAGCAAAGGAGAAATATGGAATAGATGTGGAGGCAGTACTAGTTGACCATGGATTCATGGATCCAAGGGCAATAGAGAACGCAAGGGAAGTGACAAAGTATCTAGGAGTTCCTCTCACCATAATAAAGAGAGATTATTCCGACATATTCAGGGAGGCCCTTCTGAAGGCTAAATCACCCTGTAGGAAGTGTTCAAAAAGAACCATGGAAATTTTAAGAAAATATGCTGTTGAAAACGGATACAAGTATATAATTACCGGACACGAACTTCCCTTTGGCCATCACCCTTACATGCTGATGAGCGGGGGAGTGCTACAAGTTAGGATACTCTCCTTAATGAGCGAACGGGAGAGATTTGAGATTCTTAAAAAGTTACCCTTCAATCTTCCAGAACTTCCCGGATACACGAGTAATTGCCTAATATTAGGCCCAGCACTTGAGAGATTCTGGGAGAAGCACGGTTATTCGTTTGAGCACAGAAGAATAGCGGCTTTGGTGAGATATGGATTGATTGAGAGGGAAAAAGCCCTGAAAAAAGTTGAAAAGCCAAATGTTCCAAGGGAACAGAAGGAATACGTTTATAAAAAGCTAGGACTTGAGCATCTCCTTTAG
- a CDS encoding alanine--tRNA ligase-related protein, with protein MTERLYYKDPYLKETKARVLEVKKDGELVKIRLDRTIFYPEGGGQPGDRGVIEGDEFKVIVENTIEENGEIWHVGKLEGDIPKEGSSVKLKLDWEWRYGNMQIHTGQHILSAVLKKLYDLDTTGFTIFGEYAKIEVNGELSWDMIERAEIEANKVVWSNVPVKVEEYEELPPEVARELRKSVVKSKGKIRIVRVGDVDATPCGGTHVSRTGEVGVIKVLRFYKKSRDLWRIEFTCGYRAITKLDKLLKDYWLALDMMPNKNPPLLERVKDILSSLESREKKIEELRREIWKWKGESLLRRGIRIGGYNVVYHIEDWNMKDAQAFAVDFVKNNPGTILILVGSEYVIFAKNENVKLSMRELLKNVMGELGGKGGGTENLARGKIEASPNDIINVTLEKLKEMLKS; from the coding sequence ATGACCGAAAGACTCTATTATAAAGATCCATACCTAAAAGAAACTAAAGCAAGAGTTTTGGAAGTGAAAAAGGATGGAGAACTAGTTAAGATAAGGCTTGATAGAACAATATTTTATCCTGAAGGGGGAGGTCAACCTGGAGATAGAGGAGTTATTGAAGGAGATGAATTTAAGGTTATAGTGGAGAATACAATTGAAGAGAATGGAGAAATATGGCATGTTGGAAAGTTAGAGGGTGACATACCCAAGGAGGGATCATCGGTCAAGTTAAAGCTCGATTGGGAGTGGAGATATGGAAATATGCAAATCCATACAGGTCAGCATATTCTTTCAGCTGTCTTAAAGAAACTTTACGATTTAGATACAACGGGTTTCACGATATTCGGGGAATACGCAAAGATCGAAGTTAATGGTGAGCTTAGTTGGGATATGATTGAGAGGGCAGAGATTGAAGCCAACAAAGTTGTGTGGTCAAACGTTCCAGTTAAGGTGGAAGAGTACGAGGAACTCCCTCCTGAAGTGGCTAGGGAACTTAGGAAGAGCGTTGTTAAGTCCAAGGGGAAGATAAGGATAGTGAGGGTAGGAGATGTGGATGCTACGCCCTGTGGAGGTACTCACGTAAGTAGAACCGGAGAGGTGGGTGTCATAAAGGTTCTCAGATTTTACAAGAAATCAAGAGATCTTTGGAGAATAGAGTTCACATGCGGTTATAGAGCGATAACCAAGTTGGATAAATTGTTGAAGGATTACTGGTTGGCTTTAGATATGATGCCCAACAAGAATCCTCCTCTGCTCGAGAGGGTTAAGGATATCCTATCTTCACTCGAATCCAGAGAGAAGAAAATTGAAGAATTAAGGAGGGAAATTTGGAAATGGAAAGGAGAATCCCTACTGAGGAGAGGCATCAGGATTGGGGGGTATAATGTTGTATACCACATTGAGGATTGGAACATGAAGGATGCTCAAGCATTTGCAGTTGACTTTGTGAAGAATAACCCTGGAACAATTTTGATACTTGTCGGCAGTGAGTACGTTATATTCGCCAAGAATGAAAATGTTAAGCTATCAATGAGGGAACTTCTGAAGAATGTTATGGGAGAGTTGGGAGGGAAGGGAGGAGGAACGGAGAACTTAGCAAGGGGCAAAATTGAGGCCAGTCCAAACGATATCATAAACGTCACCTTGGAGAAACTAAAGGAGATGCTCAAGTCCTAG
- a CDS encoding dihydroorotase gives MDLVISGKFLFHEKIIDGSIGIEFGKITKFSMRELKGDNVIKTEKNQLILPGLIDVHVHLRDFNESYKETISSGTKAALHGGITTVFDMPNTKPPIMDEKTLRMRELLFKKKSYADYALGFLIAGNEPVKADFYKIFMGASTGGIYSKDFEEDYRKAPDIVSVHAEDYEMIAKYPERPPIVEITAIEKALNAAKKLKKPLHICHVSTKEGLERILRAGLRWVSFEVTPHHLFLTKKDYENSKLLKVYPPLRTEEDRRFLWKNIKKVPIIASDHAPHTLEDKEEGAAGLPGLETELPLLLNAVNRGLLTLWDIVEKMVINPAKIFGIKNKGWKEGKDADLIIVDMKKEWTISADNMYTKAGWTPYEGWRVRGKVIMTILRGEIVMEDDEIIGKPRGERIVKESDHKRDMGGS, from the coding sequence ATGGATCTCGTGATAAGTGGCAAATTTTTATTCCATGAAAAGATTATCGACGGTTCGATAGGCATAGAGTTTGGCAAAATTACAAAATTTTCTATGAGAGAACTAAAAGGAGACAATGTTATAAAAACTGAAAAAAACCAGTTAATATTGCCCGGTCTCATAGATGTACATGTTCATTTAAGAGACTTCAATGAATCCTACAAAGAGACGATTTCTAGTGGAACTAAAGCTGCTTTACATGGTGGGATAACCACAGTATTCGACATGCCAAATACTAAGCCTCCTATAATGGATGAGAAAACGCTAAGAATGAGAGAATTACTCTTCAAGAAGAAGAGCTATGCTGATTACGCCTTAGGATTCTTGATAGCGGGAAATGAACCCGTTAAAGCTGACTTCTACAAAATATTTATGGGAGCATCAACTGGTGGGATATATTCAAAAGATTTTGAAGAGGACTACAGAAAAGCTCCGGACATAGTAAGTGTCCATGCAGAAGATTATGAAATGATAGCTAAATATCCTGAGAGGCCTCCAATAGTTGAAATTACAGCTATAGAAAAAGCGTTAAACGCAGCTAAGAAATTAAAGAAGCCACTACACATATGTCACGTTTCCACCAAGGAGGGGCTGGAACGAATACTAAGAGCAGGACTAAGGTGGGTTAGCTTCGAGGTTACTCCTCATCACTTATTCCTTACAAAGAAAGACTATGAGAATTCAAAGCTCTTAAAGGTTTATCCCCCTCTGAGAACTGAGGAAGACAGAAGATTTCTTTGGAAAAACATAAAGAAGGTACCTATAATAGCCAGCGATCATGCGCCTCACACTTTAGAGGATAAAGAAGAAGGAGCAGCCGGATTACCTGGACTAGAAACAGAGTTACCTCTCCTTCTGAATGCTGTGAATAGAGGATTATTAACCCTGTGGGATATAGTTGAGAAGATGGTTATCAACCCAGCAAAGATCTTCGGCATAAAGAATAAAGGGTGGAAAGAGGGAAAGGACGCTGACCTAATAATAGTTGACATGAAAAAGGAATGGACAATAAGTGCCGATAACATGTACACAAAAGCTGGGTGGACACCTTATGAGGGATGGAGGGTTAGAGGAAAGGTTATAATGACGATACTTAGGGGAGAGATAGTGATGGAGGATGATGAGATAATAGGAAAACCTAGGGGGGAGAGGATTGTTAAAGAGAGTGATCATAAGAGAGACATGGGAGGTAGCTAA
- a CDS encoding MBL fold metallo-hydrolase, whose amino-acid sequence MGEYFLDPNLDPKKDHVLYKDEEHLVVYLGTQEGLEDVDVNSYLIVSGGKGILIDPGGYKIFPKVLANVSKYIDPEDIEYIYMCHQDPDVAGSIPLWREVSNAKIIIHWLWVRFLPHFGFENIRGYAHELQDEGESLKFGATTLEFIPAHFLHSPGHFTVYDRRSKFLFSGDIGIAFPEEGYLVVNNIEKHISYMKPLHERLMASNKALRAWISKVRGLDIEAILPQHGAIIPGRFVQRFLDWLENLKVGVDLMR is encoded by the coding sequence GTGGGAGAGTATTTCTTAGATCCAAATTTAGACCCCAAGAAGGATCACGTTCTGTACAAGGATGAAGAACATCTCGTAGTCTATCTTGGAACCCAAGAGGGTCTTGAGGACGTTGATGTCAATAGCTACCTTATAGTGAGTGGAGGGAAAGGAATTCTAATTGATCCAGGAGGATACAAAATCTTTCCTAAGGTTCTGGCAAATGTGTCAAAATACATAGATCCGGAGGACATTGAGTACATTTACATGTGTCACCAGGATCCAGATGTTGCTGGAAGTATTCCCTTGTGGAGAGAGGTAAGTAACGCTAAGATAATAATTCACTGGCTATGGGTTAGATTTCTCCCTCACTTTGGTTTTGAGAACATAAGGGGATACGCACACGAGCTTCAAGATGAAGGTGAAAGCTTGAAGTTTGGAGCAACAACCCTCGAATTCATCCCGGCTCACTTCCTACATAGCCCTGGTCATTTCACGGTGTACGATAGAAGGAGCAAGTTCCTTTTCTCGGGTGATATTGGGATAGCATTTCCGGAGGAGGGATACCTTGTAGTTAACAACATTGAGAAGCACATAAGCTACATGAAACCGTTACATGAAAGGTTAATGGCAAGTAACAAAGCTTTAAGAGCTTGGATTTCTAAGGTTAGGGGGCTTGATATAGAGGCGATATTACCACAACATGGTGCCATAATACCGGGAAGATTTGTCCAAAGATTCCTAGATTGGCTTGAGAACCTTAAAGTTGGAGTTGATCTTATGAGGTGA